From one Flavobacteriales bacterium genomic stretch:
- a CDS encoding phytanoyl-CoA dioxygenase family protein, with the protein MRKVLDRYYGFFRKLKASYVVLNLFNLSKLKHAQRMYRKYGVKRNVLLPINSSHLPKGAIETPWLDEPDALEKLKASAGLQRFDAATREAMLRWPTDGYIVLRGLFSQEEVTAMNNEVDRLIRDKVVDFNFTGRKIMFAYRHSELLRRCTHDRRILDAMDFLLGRRVRVFQSINFLTGSEQHAHSDSIHMTTYPLGYMIAAWIALEPITADNGCLIYHPGSHRLPYLLNDSYDHGGNRFVIGDDAYARYEEAIDAEIRKGGFPAQEFHARPGDVLLWHANLLHGGKKMSKPDASRKSMVIHCFAEDVLCYHELTQRPAMMEAD; encoded by the coding sequence GTGCGCAAAGTGCTGGACCGCTATTATGGGTTCTTCCGCAAGCTGAAGGCGAGCTATGTGGTGCTGAACCTCTTCAACCTGAGCAAGCTGAAGCATGCGCAGCGCATGTACCGCAAGTACGGCGTGAAGCGCAATGTGCTGCTGCCGATCAACAGCAGCCATCTGCCCAAAGGCGCGATCGAAACGCCGTGGCTTGATGAACCCGATGCGCTTGAGAAGCTGAAGGCATCAGCGGGCTTGCAGCGCTTCGATGCAGCCACCCGCGAGGCGATGCTCCGCTGGCCCACTGACGGCTATATCGTGCTTCGCGGCCTTTTCTCGCAGGAGGAAGTGACCGCCATGAACAACGAAGTGGACCGACTTATCCGCGACAAGGTGGTTGACTTCAACTTCACCGGAAGGAAGATCATGTTCGCGTACAGGCACAGTGAGCTGCTGCGCCGATGCACGCATGACCGCCGCATCCTCGACGCGATGGACTTCCTGCTCGGCCGCAGGGTGCGTGTCTTCCAGAGCATCAACTTCCTCACCGGCAGTGAGCAGCATGCCCATAGCGACAGCATCCACATGACCACCTATCCGCTCGGCTACATGATCGCCGCATGGATCGCGCTCGAGCCCATCACGGCCGACAACGGCTGCCTCATCTATCACCCCGGAAGCCATCGCCTTCCCTATCTGCTCAACGACAGCTACGATCATGGTGGCAATCGCTTCGTGATCGGCGATGATGCCTATGCGCGCTATGAGGAAGCCATCGACGCGGAGATCCGGAAGGGCGGCTTCCCCGCACAGGAGTTCCATGCGCGGCCAGGCGACGTGCTGCTCTGGCACGCCAACCTGCTCCACGGCGGAAAGAAGATGAGCAAGCCCGATGCGAGCCGCAAGAGCATGGTGATCCACTGCTTCGCGGAGGATGTGCTCTGCTACCATGAGCTCACGCAGCGCCCGGCGATGATGGAAGCGGACTGA